One region of Candidatus Zixiibacteriota bacterium genomic DNA includes:
- a CDS encoding AAA family ATPase: MSRKSKYEELTAKQLRWKCDPESLKLDSTDDVEACEGIIGQDRAIRALRLGLDIKSMGYNIFVTGLVGTGRTTTIKHLLEKLEKGEKTPDDKCYVNNFKNSDLPKVISLPAGKGVVFKKDMDDLVSILARDITGIFESEVYQRRKKEVISSYQERQKKLVSEFEKKVAKEGFALVQVQLGPFVKPDLEPLIENKPVAIGKLERLVEEGKFSQESLNSINEKYAELGEEMEKVFRETRAVSKELEQALYNLDKEIISPLVKEHIQEIRTKYEGNKKIEEYLNEVQDDILSEYEKFREKKEEQPEGSLPGLPFLASEEPFREYEVNVIVDNSETKGIPIIIETSPSYHNLFGTIERSVDRLGAGRADFTKIRAGSFLKANGGYLVLNALDAVVEPGVWQALKRTLRNGIVEIQTYDPFYFFSASALKPESIKSEVKVVMIGDPYIYQTLYSLDDDFRKVFKVKADFDLVMPKRDDTIWEYATFIRKVCRDEKLNPFDKSAIAAVIEYGVRLAGRQNKLSTRFNVVADLIREANYWAGTLNAKMVSSQHVEKAIEEWKRRVNLPEDKIQEMINEGTIMVDTEGKVVGQVNGLSIYDLGEYMFGKPTRITARTSVGRSGVINIEREAELSGRTHNKGVLILSGFLQGRYAQDKPLVMNASICFEQSYSGVDGDSASSTEVYGILSSLSELPIRQDVAVTGSVNQKGEIQPIGGVNQKIEGFYDVCKAKGLTGTQGVMIPHQNVDDLMLRPEVVNAVKEGNFHIYPIKTIDEGIEILTEVKAGTRKEDGNFEEETVNYLVDKKLREFAEKWRGFSAGFEK, from the coding sequence ATGTCCAGGAAATCGAAATACGAAGAGCTTACAGCAAAACAACTCAGATGGAAATGCGACCCAGAGAGTCTGAAACTGGATTCCACGGATGATGTGGAGGCTTGTGAAGGGATTATCGGGCAGGATAGAGCTATCCGGGCGTTGAGATTGGGTCTGGATATTAAGAGTATGGGATATAATATCTTCGTCACGGGATTGGTGGGAACCGGGAGAACCACAACCATCAAACACCTTCTGGAAAAGCTGGAGAAAGGGGAGAAGACCCCGGATGATAAGTGTTATGTTAATAATTTCAAGAATTCTGACCTGCCCAAGGTGATAAGCCTCCCGGCTGGCAAAGGGGTGGTTTTCAAAAAAGATATGGACGATCTGGTCTCTATCCTAGCCAGGGATATTACCGGGATCTTTGAAAGCGAGGTTTATCAGCGTCGCAAAAAAGAGGTGATTAGCTCATATCAGGAAAGGCAGAAAAAACTGGTCAGCGAGTTTGAAAAAAAAGTTGCCAAGGAGGGGTTTGCACTTGTTCAGGTGCAATTGGGACCGTTTGTCAAGCCGGACTTAGAGCCGCTGATTGAGAACAAACCCGTCGCGATTGGTAAATTAGAAAGGCTGGTGGAAGAGGGTAAATTCTCCCAGGAGAGCCTGAATTCCATCAATGAGAAGTATGCTGAATTAGGCGAGGAAATGGAAAAGGTATTCAGGGAAACCAGGGCCGTGTCCAAGGAATTAGAACAGGCTTTATACAATTTAGACAAAGAAATAATCTCTCCTTTGGTAAAGGAGCACATTCAGGAGATCAGAACCAAGTATGAGGGTAATAAGAAGATCGAGGAATATTTAAATGAGGTTCAGGATGATATCTTATCTGAGTATGAAAAATTTAGAGAAAAAAAAGAAGAACAACCAGAGGGTTCTCTGCCCGGGCTTCCTTTTCTTGCTTCAGAGGAGCCTTTCAGGGAGTATGAGGTAAATGTAATAGTCGATAACAGCGAGACCAAAGGAATACCGATAATAATAGAAACCAGCCCATCTTACCACAACCTTTTCGGCACGATAGAAAGAAGTGTTGACCGCCTGGGTGCGGGCAGAGCCGATTTCACCAAGATCAGGGCAGGCTCTTTTTTGAAAGCCAACGGCGGTTATCTGGTTTTAAATGCCCTGGATGCTGTGGTCGAACCAGGCGTGTGGCAAGCTCTTAAAAGGACTTTACGCAACGGGATAGTCGAGATACAGACCTATGACCCGTTCTATTTCTTTTCTGCCTCAGCTTTAAAACCCGAATCGATCAAATCCGAGGTAAAAGTGGTCATGATCGGAGATCCGTACATTTACCAGACCCTTTATAGCCTGGATGATGACTTCAGGAAAGTCTTCAAGGTTAAAGCTGACTTCGATCTGGTGATGCCCAAAAGAGATGACACTATCTGGGAATATGCGACGTTTATCCGCAAGGTCTGCCGGGATGAGAAGCTCAACCCGTTTGATAAGAGCGCCATCGCTGCAGTTATTGAATACGGGGTGAGATTAGCCGGTAGACAGAATAAGCTTTCCACCAGATTCAACGTGGTCGCAGACTTAATCCGGGAAGCTAATTATTGGGCTGGAACCTTAAATGCAAAAATGGTCTCAAGCCAGCACGTGGAGAAAGCTATTGAAGAATGGAAAAGAAGGGTCAACTTGCCAGAGGATAAAATCCAGGAGATGATCAATGAAGGGACCATTATGGTGGATACTGAAGGGAAAGTGGTTGGTCAGGTAAATGGCCTGTCCATCTATGATTTAGGAGAGTATATGTTTGGCAAGCCGACCCGGATTACAGCCAGAACCTCGGTTGGTAGAAGCGGGGTAATAAACATAGAAAGGGAGGCAGAGCTTTCAGGTCGCACTCATAACAAAGGGGTTCTAATTTTATCCGGATTTTTACAGGGGAGATATGCTCAGGATAAACCGCTGGTGATGAACGCCAGCATCTGTTTTGAACAGTCTTATTCCGGTGTGGATGGTGATTCAGCCTCCTCCACTGAGGTCTATGGCATCCTTTCCAGTCTGTCAGAGCTTCCTATTAGGCAGGATGTGGCAGTTACCGGCTCGGTCAATCAGAAAGGGGAGATTCAGCCGATCGGAGGGGTAAACCAGAAGATCGAGGGATTTTATGACGTTTGTAAAGCCAAAGGCTTGACTGGAACCCAGGGGGTTATGATTCCTCATCAGAATGTAGACGATCTGATGCTGCGACCGGAGGTGGTCAATGCGGTAAAGGAGGGGAATTTCCACATCTATCCAATAAAAACCATCGATGAAGGGATCGAGATTTTAACAGAGGTTAAAGCTGGTACAAGAAAAGAAGATGGAAATTTTGAAGAGGAGACGGTAAATTACTTAGTGGACAAAAAGCTTAGGGAATTTGCTGAAAAATGGAGAGGATTTTCCGCAGGGTTTGAAAAGTAG